In Serinicoccus marinus DSM 15273, the genomic stretch GCAGGCGCACGAGGTCGCCCGGCGCAGCGGTGCCCGGATCGTCGTCTCCTGCGGCTTCGACTCGGTGCCCTCCGACCTCGGCGTCCACCTGCTCCACCGCGCCGCCCAGGAGGCCGGTGCCGGTGGCCTCACCGACACCACCATGTGGGTGCGGGAGGCCAAGGGCGGCTTCAGCGGCGGCACCGTCGACTCGATGCGCGGCCAGCTGCGGCAGATGGCCGACGAGCCCGGCCTGCGCCGCGTCGTGGCCGACCCCTTCGCGCTGAGCGGCGGCCGCAGCGGGGCTCCGGGGCAGCGTGACGTCATGCGGCCGTTCGTCGAGCAGGACAGCGGCAGGTGGACGGCTCCCTTCGTCATGGCGTCCTACAACACCCGCGTGGTGCGCCGCTCGGACGCGCTCCGGGACGGCGCCTACGGGCCCGCCTTCCGCTACCGCGAGGTCATCGGCACCGGCCGCGGCTGGCGTGGCGCGGTGCGTGCCCGGCTGGTCGCCGGCGGCCTCGGCGCGCTCGCCGGCTCGATGATGGTGCCCGGTCTGCGGCCCCTGGTCGACCGCGCGCTGCCCTCGCCGGGCGAGGGACCGAGCCGGGAGACCCGCGAGGCCGGCTCCTTCCGCACCGAGACGATCACCACGACGCAGGACGGTCGCCGGTGGGCGGCCACGGTCGCCGCGCAGGGCGACCCGGGGTATGCCGCGACCTCCGTCGAGCTCGGGCAGGCCGCCCTCGTGCTGCTCGCCACCCGCGGCGAGCAGGGGCGGTCCGGCGGCGTTCTCACCCCGGCGGTCGCGCTCGGGGACGACCTCGTGGCGGCGCTGCGCGCGCAGGGGTTCACGCTCGAGGTCCGCGAGCTGGGGGACGAGGACCTGCGGGCCGCGTGAGCGACGAGACGACGCCCGGCCACGGCGGGACAGATCCTGTCGACGACGAGCGCTGGTTGGTCGTCGACGGCCGCCGCTGGCGGCGGCAGGACCCTCACCTGCCGGAAGAGGTCGCAGCCGAGCTGCTGTCGCACCTGGGGCGGGGCCGCTCGGCGGTGCGCGCATACCGGCGCCGCGGTGAGGACCCCGCGCCGGCCCGTCGCCGCGTCGACCTGGCCAAGCACGGGCTGGGGGAGCGCGGCACACCGTGGTGGGAGCAGGACGACGAAGCGCGGCGCGCGCGGTGGCAGGAGGCGCTGGATGAGCTGTCCGCGCTGGACCGGGACGAGGCCTCCGGCGAGGACGACGACCGGGCCTGACCGTTCGCGGGACGCACGCGACGGCACCCGGCACGCCCGTGGGGACGGGCGCACCGGGTGCCGGCGG encodes the following:
- a CDS encoding saccharopine dehydrogenase family protein encodes the protein MSRDLDITVYGATGFVGELVVEHLAQAAPEGTAIALAGRSEPRLRAVRDRLGERAAEWPLVVADSSDGDSLRAMAQRSRVVVSTVGPYQRHGLPLVLACAEAGTDYADLTGEVLFVREAIEQAHEVARRSGARIVVSCGFDSVPSDLGVHLLHRAAQEAGAGGLTDTTMWVREAKGGFSGGTVDSMRGQLRQMADEPGLRRVVADPFALSGGRSGAPGQRDVMRPFVEQDSGRWTAPFVMASYNTRVVRRSDALRDGAYGPAFRYREVIGTGRGWRGAVRARLVAGGLGALAGSMMVPGLRPLVDRALPSPGEGPSRETREAGSFRTETITTTQDGRRWAATVAAQGDPGYAATSVELGQAALVLLATRGEQGRSGGVLTPAVALGDDLVAALRAQGFTLEVRELGDEDLRAA